Proteins encoded by one window of Fischerella sp. PCC 9605:
- the holA gene encoding DNA polymerase III subunit delta produces MPIYVYWGEDDFAIEKAVAALRDRVLDPLWTSFNYTTFSSDAGDDGAIAGLNQVMTPPFGAGGRLVWLVNSTLCQHCPDNFLSELSRTLSVIPEDSFLLITSRNKPDERLKATKLLKQFATEFLEFPLIPPWKTDLLVQSVLSAAQVVGVKLTHKAADILAEAVGNDTRLLYNELEKIQIYAYGSVKPQDTDTVAQLVRNTNQTSLKLAAAIRTGDTAKALAILADLINTCEPALRIVATLVGQFRTWLWVKIMMESGERNSQAIAQAAEVSNPKRVYFLQQEVKSLSVQQLIACLPILLELEVSLKQGAVEMLVLQMKIVELCQVCRGN; encoded by the coding sequence ATGCCAATCTATGTTTACTGGGGTGAGGATGATTTTGCGATTGAAAAAGCGGTTGCAGCTTTGCGCGATCGCGTCCTTGACCCACTATGGACTAGTTTTAACTACACTACATTCTCTTCAGACGCAGGTGATGATGGTGCGATCGCTGGATTAAATCAAGTGATGACACCACCGTTTGGTGCTGGTGGTCGTTTGGTTTGGCTTGTAAATTCCACCCTTTGCCAGCATTGCCCGGACAATTTTTTATCTGAACTGTCGCGAACCTTATCAGTAATTCCCGAAGATTCATTTTTGTTGATCACTAGCCGTAACAAGCCTGACGAACGGCTCAAAGCCACTAAACTTTTGAAACAATTCGCTACTGAATTCCTCGAATTTCCTCTAATTCCGCCTTGGAAGACAGATCTGCTCGTGCAATCTGTACTGAGCGCTGCTCAAGTAGTTGGTGTAAAATTAACTCACAAAGCCGCAGATATTTTAGCTGAAGCTGTAGGCAACGATACGCGGCTACTGTACAATGAGTTAGAGAAAATACAGATTTATGCCTATGGCAGCGTCAAACCACAAGATACAGATACCGTTGCTCAACTAGTTAGAAATACTAATCAGACTAGCTTAAAATTGGCAGCAGCAATCAGGACAGGAGACACAGCCAAAGCTTTAGCAATCTTGGCCGATCTCATCAATACTTGTGAACCAGCTTTGCGGATAGTTGCCACACTGGTTGGTCAATTTCGTACCTGGTTGTGGGTAAAAATCATGATGGAAAGTGGTGAGCGAAATTCACAAGCGATCGCTCAAGCTGCTGAAGTAAGTAACCCCAAGCGAGTTTACTTTTTACAACAAGAAGTTAAGTCACTTTCTGTGCAGCAACTTATTGCCTGTTTACCTATTCTATTGGAATTAGAAGTTAGTCTTAAGCAAGGAGCAGTGGAGATGTTGGTTCTTCAGATGAAGATTGTGGAATTATGTCAAGTATGCCGAGGAAACTGA
- a CDS encoding DUF2267 domain-containing protein: MQTEIREQDRSFLEKVMRQAGLSDVYDARDITEVVFRTMRDMMTTEAADRVADELHKPAEVKDDTKLHEVADLWKDTNPIVAFLSRVRPPLIIKSDTFLFRINQEAGLQPDVNVENAVKAVFSATKDELSEERVKEITEFLPDKIRQLWEEA, translated from the coding sequence ATGCAAACAGAAATCAGAGAACAAGATAGATCCTTTTTGGAAAAGGTAATGCGCCAGGCTGGTTTGTCAGATGTTTACGATGCTAGGGATATAACAGAAGTAGTATTTCGTACGATGCGCGACATGATGACTACAGAAGCAGCCGATCGCGTCGCAGATGAATTACACAAACCAGCTGAAGTGAAAGATGATACAAAGTTGCACGAGGTTGCAGACTTGTGGAAGGATACTAATCCCATCGTTGCTTTCTTGAGCCGGGTGCGCCCACCTTTAATTATCAAATCTGATACATTTTTATTCCGTATCAATCAAGAAGCAGGTTTACAACCAGATGTAAATGTAGAAAATGCAGTCAAGGCTGTATTTTCAGCAACCAAGGACGAATTATCTGAAGAAAGAGTCAAGGAAATCACTGAATTTTTACCTGACAAAATTCGCCAACTATGGGAAGAAGCTTAA
- the mnmA gene encoding tRNA 2-thiouridine(34) synthase MnmA, with product MKKVVVGLSGGVDSSTAATILHNQGYEVIGLTLWLMKGKGQCCSEGMIDAALICEQLGIPHHVVDIREVFQTNIVDYLVAGYSAGITPLPCSQCNRTVKFGPMLEYAREKLGCDRIATGHYARINYNEATERYELLRAVDRNKDQTYFLYDLSQDLLAGTVFPLGEMQKSETRHIAAEHGLKTAEKPESQDLCLIEANGSMRAFLDKYLAPKKGDIVDIDGKVLGQHDGVHHYTIGQRKGLGIAAAEPLYVIALDAVNNKVIVGDRTKATQPECTVHRVNWVSIAEPASPIRAEVQVRYRSTPVPVTVIPLENSRVRVVFDEPQFSITPGQAAVWYEGEKVLGGGIIEQFK from the coding sequence ATGAAAAAGGTCGTCGTTGGACTATCTGGCGGCGTTGACAGTTCCACCGCCGCCACCATTTTGCACAATCAAGGCTATGAAGTGATTGGTTTGACCCTTTGGCTGATGAAAGGCAAAGGTCAATGTTGCTCGGAAGGTATGATTGATGCGGCTCTTATCTGTGAACAGCTGGGTATTCCCCATCACGTTGTTGATATTCGGGAAGTCTTTCAGACAAATATTGTTGATTATTTAGTTGCTGGTTACAGTGCCGGGATTACGCCTTTACCTTGCTCCCAGTGCAATAGAACAGTCAAGTTCGGCCCGATGTTGGAGTATGCCCGCGAAAAATTGGGATGCGATCGCATTGCTACAGGTCATTATGCCCGGATTAACTATAACGAAGCAACTGAGCGTTATGAACTCCTGCGGGCAGTAGATCGTAACAAAGACCAGACCTATTTTCTCTATGACTTGTCTCAAGATTTACTGGCAGGAACAGTATTTCCCCTAGGTGAAATGCAAAAAAGTGAGACTCGCCACATTGCCGCCGAACATGGACTTAAAACCGCTGAAAAGCCAGAAAGTCAGGACTTATGCCTAATTGAAGCTAACGGTTCCATGCGGGCATTTCTGGATAAATACCTGGCACCCAAAAAAGGCGATATTGTTGACATTGACGGTAAGGTGCTGGGTCAGCATGATGGTGTCCATCATTACACAATTGGACAGCGCAAGGGCTTGGGAATTGCCGCTGCTGAACCGCTGTATGTGATTGCTTTGGATGCAGTTAATAACAAGGTGATAGTGGGCGATCGCACTAAAGCAACTCAACCAGAATGCACCGTGCATCGAGTCAATTGGGTATCGATCGCCGAACCCGCTAGCCCGATTCGTGCCGAAGTACAAGTCCGCTATCGTTCCACTCCCGTACCAGTGACGGTAATTCCCTTAGAAAACTCCCGCGTGCGCGTAGTCTTCGATGAACCCCAATTCAGCATTACTCCTGGACAAGCTGCGGTGTGGTACGAAGGAGAAAAAGTCTTGGGTGGTGGAATAATTGAGCAGTTTAAGTAA
- a CDS encoding sensor histidine kinase, with translation MFQTTRRRLALWYTAVTAVLLLLFAIGVYLYVRSTLVERVDDTLNHVVEVVERSLVIEPVNSDTGRSRINVEASFRNNADTVEDDHIDLEWFSPTGELLWSTLSEPLNIPIHVNRTGETVHVVKQRDGESEKGRHGDTKTRGRGDIFTFHSEFNAEDSGMLLRQVTERVEVGKQVLGYLRVSHPWFEVTKPSRQLIFDLALGTGLMVLSVGASGWFLSGKAMEPVRQSYQRLKQFTADASHELRSPIALIQTNVQVALADLESAEVEGATLEHYRQQLKVVERLTQRLGKLVNDLLFLARQDSGISKESFSPCPVDALLMEVVEEQQLLAVEKDITLSFNLVDPPASETNPEILENWFTLIGNWDQLVRLFTNLIGNALRYTTSSGRVNVELARIEGNNRVSGLRYVSPQLQVKISDTGIGIPAEALPRLFDRFYRVDPARTHTNSKTATENTTGSGLGLAIALAIVENHHGQIQVESTVGIGTTVTVTLPIGLET, from the coding sequence ATGTTTCAAACTACTCGTCGCCGTCTTGCACTCTGGTACACAGCCGTAACTGCGGTGCTGCTACTGCTATTTGCTATTGGCGTATATTTATATGTCCGCAGCACGTTAGTTGAGCGGGTGGACGATACCTTAAATCATGTAGTGGAAGTTGTAGAGCGATCGCTGGTTATTGAACCAGTCAACTCTGATACTGGGCGATCGCGTATTAATGTTGAAGCTAGTTTTCGCAACAATGCGGACACTGTAGAAGATGACCACATTGACTTAGAGTGGTTTAGTCCCACTGGAGAGTTACTTTGGTCTACTTTATCGGAACCACTAAATATTCCCATTCATGTTAACCGCACTGGCGAGACCGTGCATGTGGTGAAACAGAGAGATGGGGAAAGTGAGAAAGGAAGACACGGGGACACAAAGACGCGGGGACGCGGAGATATTTTCACTTTTCACTCTGAATTCAACGCTGAAGATTCTGGAATGTTACTGCGTCAGGTAACTGAACGAGTGGAAGTAGGAAAGCAGGTATTGGGATATCTGCGTGTGAGTCATCCTTGGTTTGAGGTAACAAAACCGAGTCGACAGTTAATTTTTGATTTAGCACTGGGTACTGGGTTGATGGTGCTTTCTGTGGGGGCGAGTGGTTGGTTCCTTTCTGGTAAAGCGATGGAACCTGTGCGTCAGTCATATCAACGTCTCAAGCAGTTTACTGCTGATGCTTCTCACGAACTCAGAAGTCCCATTGCTTTGATTCAAACTAATGTGCAAGTTGCACTTGCTGATTTGGAGTCAGCAGAGGTAGAAGGTGCTACTCTTGAGCACTATCGGCAACAATTGAAGGTAGTAGAAAGGCTAACACAGCGTTTGGGTAAGTTAGTCAATGATTTGCTGTTTTTAGCACGCCAAGATAGCGGTATCAGCAAAGAAAGCTTTTCTCCTTGTCCTGTGGATGCTTTGCTGATGGAAGTGGTGGAAGAACAACAACTGTTAGCTGTGGAAAAAGACATCACCCTCAGCTTTAACTTAGTTGATCCTCCTGCTAGCGAAACTAACCCCGAAATTTTAGAGAATTGGTTCACGCTGATAGGCAATTGGGATCAATTGGTGCGGTTGTTTACAAATTTGATTGGCAATGCTTTGCGCTACACAACCTCATCCGGACGGGTAAATGTGGAGTTGGCGCGGATAGAAGGAAACAATCGTGTTTCGGGACTGCGTTATGTTAGTCCCCAGTTGCAAGTAAAAATTAGTGATACTGGTATTGGTATTCCTGCAGAAGCACTACCGCGTTTGTTTGACCGCTTTTACCGCGTAGATCCGGCGCGTACCCATACAAATAGCAAGACAGCAACAGAAAATACTACTGGTTCGGGATTGGGGTTAGCGATCGCCCTAGCTATTGTCGAAAACCATCACGGTCAAATTCAAGTTGAAAGTACTGTCGGTATAGGCACTACTGTCACTGTCACTTTACCAATAGGTCTTGAGACTTAA
- a CDS encoding bifunctional ADP-dependent NAD(P)H-hydrate dehydratase/NAD(P)H-hydrate epimerase: protein MNRQELILQVVVTAQQMRDIEARIFAAGMPVAALMEKVAGLIARRIAEMIPPTPSKGEWGSGRAEEWGRYVNNYSFPPLPIPPSSPPRVGILVGPGHNGGDALVVARELHFRGYAVCIYCPFSKLKELTSQHLQYAQSLGIPCYEAIDDLPECDLLIDGLFGFGLERDLKDPVASAINQLNERSTPIVSIDVPSGLHTDTGEFLGTAIRATHTLCLGLWKLGLLQDHALEYVGKAELIDFDIPWADVQAILGDAPSVKRITKATAFSTLPLPRPAVTHKYKEGHLLLICGSRRYSGGAILTGLGARASGVGMLSIAVPESLKPILVSHLPEALIIGCPETETGAIAQLQLPENTDLNSFNAIACGPGLTKDASPILQQVLESTIPLVLDADGLNILAEMGTSPNPPLLRRGLGGVRQALTVLTPHTGEFKRLFPDLPDAKQDRVKAVREAAMQSGAVVLLKGARTAIANPQGSVWINPESTPALARGGSGDVLTGLMGGLIAQAVTRQKPLEEMVATAAWWHAQAGILAAQERTELGVDAFTLTHYLTQIISIYQ from the coding sequence ATGAACAGGCAAGAACTAATTTTGCAAGTTGTAGTGACAGCACAACAGATGCGCGATATTGAAGCGCGTATCTTTGCAGCGGGAATGCCTGTGGCGGCTTTGATGGAAAAGGTGGCGGGACTGATTGCCCGTCGCATTGCGGAAATGATCCCTCCAACTCCTAGTAAAGGTGAATGGGGGAGTGGAAGAGCGGAGGAGTGGGGGAGGTATGTAAACAATTATTCTTTCCCCCCTCTCCCTATCCCCCCCTCTTCCCCTCCTCGTGTGGGAATCCTCGTCGGCCCCGGTCACAATGGCGGAGATGCTTTGGTAGTTGCTCGTGAGTTGCACTTTCGCGGGTATGCAGTCTGTATCTATTGCCCTTTCTCTAAGCTCAAGGAATTAACTTCGCAGCATTTACAGTATGCTCAGAGTTTGGGCATTCCATGTTATGAAGCAATAGACGATTTGCCAGAGTGTGATTTATTAATTGATGGCTTGTTTGGATTTGGGTTGGAAAGAGATCTTAAAGACCCTGTTGCTAGTGCTATTAATCAGTTAAATGAAAGGTCTACACCAATTGTTAGTATCGATGTGCCTTCGGGTTTGCATACCGATACTGGTGAATTTCTAGGAACTGCGATCCGCGCCACTCATACGCTGTGTCTGGGTTTGTGGAAGTTGGGTTTATTGCAAGACCATGCTTTGGAATACGTTGGCAAAGCGGAGTTAATTGATTTTGATATTCCCTGGGCGGACGTACAAGCGATACTTGGGGATGCACCCAGCGTTAAACGCATCACCAAAGCCACTGCTTTTTCAACTCTGCCTTTACCTCGTCCTGCTGTCACCCACAAGTATAAAGAAGGGCATTTGCTGCTGATTTGCGGTTCGCGTCGCTATTCTGGAGGTGCAATTTTAACTGGGTTGGGAGCACGGGCTAGTGGAGTTGGTATGCTGTCAATTGCTGTGCCAGAGTCTCTCAAACCGATCTTGGTTAGCCATTTGCCAGAAGCGCTAATTATCGGTTGTCCAGAGACAGAAACAGGTGCGATCGCTCAACTACAATTGCCAGAAAACACCGATCTAAATTCATTTAATGCGATCGCTTGCGGCCCCGGTTTAACCAAAGATGCCAGCCCGATTTTACAACAGGTGTTAGAAAGCACAATTCCTTTGGTTCTCGATGCTGATGGTTTGAATATTCTGGCAGAGATGGGAACCTCCCCTAATCCCCCCTTGCTAAGGAGGGGATTAGGGGGGGTGCGACAAGCATTAACAGTACTTACACCTCATACAGGTGAATTCAAACGCTTATTTCCCGATTTACCCGATGCTAAACAAGACAGAGTCAAAGCAGTGCGGGAAGCTGCAATGCAAAGCGGGGCAGTGGTGTTGTTGAAAGGGGCAAGAACTGCGATCGCCAATCCCCAAGGTTCAGTTTGGATTAATCCCGAAAGTACGCCAGCTTTAGCGCGGGGTGGCAGTGGTGATGTCTTAACCGGGTTAATGGGTGGATTAATCGCACAAGCTGTAACGCGCCAAAAGCCTCTAGAAGAGATGGTTGCAACTGCTGCTTGGTGGCACGCTCAAGCCGGAATTTTAGCAGCCCAAGAGCGAACAGAATTGGGAGTAGATGCGTTTACATTGACACATTATTTGACGCAAATTATCAGCATTTATCAGTAG
- a CDS encoding DUF1868 domain-containing protein, translating to MDDNYQTYLNRVARMTLPEAYGIQVQHIQESSKFQPTPDRERQAVPFPGYTVITPPWEDETENSAFYTQLQGYQQELLQLPVGCDLIVPVPAASFHLTLADLIWDSAFYDACEKKPEFEQQLRSCFAEIVQQYQQSMTRAVHPVRWQTLGLMVMPRAVGICLVPQDESCYEEIVNFRRAIYQNSNLIALGIEQQYHFTAHITLGYFGEVPPQLDRDRLATMFSQLNQQWLLNSPEFLIHRAELRKFDDMTRYYREADWPVLEWGLGSDNINSP from the coding sequence TTGGACGATAATTATCAAACTTACCTAAACCGGGTAGCACGAATGACGCTGCCAGAAGCTTATGGAATCCAAGTCCAGCATATCCAGGAATCTTCTAAGTTTCAGCCTACACCAGACCGGGAAAGACAAGCTGTGCCTTTTCCTGGTTATACGGTGATTACTCCCCCTTGGGAAGACGAGACAGAAAACTCTGCTTTCTATACTCAGTTGCAAGGCTACCAACAAGAACTCTTGCAGTTACCTGTTGGTTGCGATCTGATTGTACCTGTACCTGCTGCTAGTTTTCATTTAACGTTAGCAGACTTAATTTGGGATAGTGCTTTCTATGACGCCTGCGAAAAAAAACCCGAGTTTGAACAGCAATTACGCTCTTGTTTCGCCGAAATAGTTCAGCAATATCAACAATCGATGACACGTGCGGTTCATCCCGTTCGCTGGCAAACGCTAGGACTAATGGTAATGCCAAGAGCTGTGGGTATTTGTCTAGTACCCCAAGATGAAAGCTGTTACGAGGAGATTGTTAACTTTCGTCGAGCGATATACCAAAATTCCAACCTAATTGCTTTGGGCATTGAACAACAGTATCATTTCACTGCTCACATCACATTAGGTTATTTTGGAGAAGTGCCACCGCAACTAGATCGCGATCGCCTTGCTACTATGTTTTCGCAGTTGAATCAGCAATGGTTGTTGAACTCGCCAGAATTTTTGATACACCGCGCTGAACTGCGGAAGTTTGACGACATGACACGCTATTATCGCGAAGCGGACTGGCCAGTTTTAGAGTGGGGGCTGGGTAGTGATAATATCAATTCACCTTAA
- a CDS encoding ELWxxDGT repeat protein has product MGLYNGTTSFPDPGSNTSTALDTATYIGGSLLSTPSLFQEDLSRITGSSDISDYYRFTLSSSSIVTLELDGLADNANLFLRNSAGSSLAASSNTGTSSESIRYSISNPPSNPFYAHVFLPTGSASTPYNLRLSAEAIQESGLADNAIANARNFGTFSTTSSITPITDYVSGTGQVVDQNDYYSFTVTNSGTVGISLSSLNGTDTLYADLQLINSSNSVIQTSANVGTTSESINLSLAPGTYYIRAYSLSAPGNYQLEFNFTADPPDQGGNTVGTATPINLPTTISDQVSLGDTSDYYQFTLASASLVDVQFTSLTADANLYLQNQSGGNILSSTQPGTALDAIRISLNAGTYKILVNRGSATTSEYTLSASAQAIGLDQAPNNTTTAQNLGSLIGFISRSDFVGNIDTNDYYKFTLNTTAELSLGLNILSNYSDVQLVNADVQLLNSSGTQIAISNQTGNTDESINTILDAGTYYVRVYTSGLANTFYDLNITAQPQARLIRDINSTGSSNPANLTALGNTLYFTADDGVNGMQLWRSDGNTATRLSNTSNFNPSKLIVFNNRLYFIASDSTFGRELWEFNGTSVNRISDINLGTGNSDPDNLTVVGNQLFFTATDSSNIKKLWVYDGTTVNLVDINPGFATTGTPTFTTAFNNRLFFTAQNNSQLWSTDATIASTQVISAGEATNSTPRSLTVVGNTLYFTANNGTSGQEIWQYQSGSTANLLKDITPGNNSYAPDRLTAVGNTLYFVTDSDNDFNLELWKSDGTAAGTVGIGTDGQAPNLGFGPIYLTAVGNTLYFVANDPVQGLELWKTDGTDVGTVVVKDISSGNADSLPTGLVNFKGTLTFAASDGTSREVWFSDGTEPNTRKVSNLYPGENANPDWLTVVGTKLFFTATDGANGTELYVI; this is encoded by the coding sequence ATGGGTTTATACAACGGTACAACTAGCTTTCCCGATCCTGGTAGCAACACATCCACAGCACTAGACACTGCAACATACATTGGTGGCTCCCTCCTCAGCACACCAAGCTTATTTCAAGAAGATCTCAGCCGTATAACAGGTTCATCTGATATATCTGATTATTACAGATTCACTCTCAGCAGCTCCAGTATAGTTACCTTGGAACTGGATGGATTAGCGGATAATGCTAATTTATTCCTGCGAAATAGTGCTGGTAGTTCCCTTGCTGCTTCTAGCAATACTGGAACTAGCTCAGAGAGTATACGTTATAGCATTTCCAATCCACCAAGTAACCCATTTTACGCACACGTTTTTCTCCCCACCGGTTCAGCCTCCACCCCATATAATCTTCGTCTCTCCGCAGAAGCTATTCAGGAAAGCGGTCTAGCAGATAACGCAATCGCAAACGCCAGAAACTTTGGTACATTCAGCACTACTAGCAGCATCACTCCCATAACTGATTATGTGAGTGGTACAGGTCAAGTTGTAGATCAAAACGATTACTACAGTTTCACAGTAACTAACAGTGGAACAGTTGGCATCAGTTTGAGTAGTCTGAATGGTACTGATACTCTCTATGCTGATCTTCAACTCATAAATAGTTCCAATTCAGTTATCCAAACCAGTGCTAATGTTGGAACAACATCAGAATCAATTAATCTTAGTCTTGCCCCTGGTACATACTATATCCGGGCTTACTCTTTATCCGCACCCGGTAACTATCAGTTAGAGTTTAACTTTACCGCAGACCCACCAGACCAAGGGGGAAACACTGTAGGAACTGCTACTCCTATTAACCTACCCACTACTATCTCAGATCAAGTCAGTTTAGGAGACACTAGCGACTATTACCAGTTCACCTTAGCTTCAGCATCTCTAGTAGATGTCCAATTCACGTCCCTCACAGCAGATGCGAACTTATATCTTCAAAACCAAAGTGGTGGTAACATTCTCAGTTCAACCCAGCCAGGAACAGCCTTAGATGCAATTCGGATAAGCTTGAATGCTGGTACTTACAAAATCTTAGTTAATCGGGGTTCGGCAACAACATCTGAATATACCTTGAGTGCATCTGCTCAAGCAATAGGACTAGATCAAGCTCCCAACAATACAACAACAGCTCAGAATCTAGGTAGCTTAATCGGTTTCATCTCCCGTAGTGACTTTGTAGGCAATATAGACACTAATGATTACTATAAATTCACTCTAAATACTACTGCTGAACTAAGTCTTGGTCTGAATATTTTGAGTAACTATTCAGATGTGCAGCTTGTCAATGCAGATGTGCAACTTCTTAACAGTAGCGGTACACAAATAGCCATATCTAACCAAACTGGAAATACTGATGAAAGTATTAACACAATCCTTGATGCTGGCACATACTACGTTCGTGTCTACACCTCTGGGTTAGCTAATACCTTCTATGATTTGAATATCACAGCACAGCCACAAGCTAGATTAATACGAGACATTAATTCTACTGGCAGTTCTAACCCTGCAAATCTCACTGCATTAGGTAATACACTGTACTTTACAGCTGATGATGGCGTAAATGGCATGCAATTATGGCGCAGTGACGGTAACACAGCCACTCGTCTGAGTAATACCAGTAACTTTAACCCCAGTAAATTAATAGTTTTCAACAACAGATTATACTTTATCGCCAGCGACAGCACTTTTGGTAGAGAACTTTGGGAGTTTAACGGCACTTCAGTAAATAGGATTAGTGATATTAATCTTGGTACTGGCAATTCTGACCCAGATAACTTGACTGTAGTCGGGAACCAACTCTTCTTTACAGCCACCGATAGTAGTAACATCAAAAAATTGTGGGTTTATGATGGCACAACCGTTAATTTAGTAGACATTAACCCAGGTTTTGCTACTACTGGTACACCCACTTTTACCACTGCTTTTAATAACCGACTCTTCTTCACAGCCCAAAATAACAGTCAACTGTGGTCAACTGACGCTACTATAGCTAGTACACAGGTTATCAGTGCTGGGGAAGCTACTAACTCAACTCCACGTAGCTTGACAGTGGTTGGTAATACTCTGTATTTCACAGCCAACAATGGTACAAGCGGCCAGGAAATATGGCAGTATCAAAGCGGCTCTACAGCTAACTTGCTGAAGGATATTACCCCAGGAAATAATTCTTACGCTCCAGATAGACTAACAGCCGTTGGTAATACCTTGTACTTCGTCACAGATAGCGACAACGACTTTAACTTGGAACTGTGGAAGAGTGACGGTACTGCTGCTGGAACTGTGGGAATTGGAACTGACGGACAAGCACCCAACCTTGGTTTCGGGCCTATCTACTTAACTGCTGTAGGAAACACGCTCTATTTTGTAGCAAACGATCCAGTTCAAGGTTTAGAGCTATGGAAAACAGATGGTACAGATGTCGGCACAGTGGTAGTTAAGGACATCTCATCTGGTAACGCTGACAGTCTTCCTACCGGCCTTGTCAACTTCAAGGGTACCCTCACCTTTGCCGCTTCAGATGGTACTAGCAGGGAGGTGTGGTTCAGTGACGGCACAGAGCCAAATACACGTAAGGTTAGCAACCTTTATCCTGGAGAAAATGCTAACCCGGATTGGCTCACTGTTGTTGGTACTAAACTGTTCTTCACCGCCACAGACGGGGCTAATGGCACAGAATTGTACGTAATTTAA